The segment ATGGTTAATAAATATTTAGGAGATACTATTGATATTCACAGCGGAGGAAAAGACCTTATTTTCCCTCACCACGAGAATGAAATCGCACAAAGCGAAGCGTTATCGGGAAAACCGTTTGCTAATTACTGGCTTCACAACGGTTTTATAAATATTGATAACAAGAAAATGTCAAAATCGGAAGGCAATTTCTTTACCGTAAGAGATATAGTTAAAGAATTTGACTATCCTGTTATAAGATTTTTTATGCTTTCTGCTCATTACAGAAGCCCTATTAACTTCTCAAAAGATTTGGTTACTCAGGCTAAAGTAGGGTTAGAGAGAATTTTAAATACAATTGATAATGTAAACTACATTTTATCTAATCAGACCGAAGAAAAAATGAGTGAAACCGAAAGAGAAATTTACTTATCATTTGAAACTTACAAGGCTAAATTCAAAGAAGCAATGGACGATGATTTAAACACTGCAGACGCAATTTCTCACATTTTTTCTCTTGTAAGAGAAGTTAACACAAAAATTAATAACGAAGGCACATACTCCAAAGAACTTTGCAAAAAGACTGTTTCTTTAACTACAGAACTTATTTCAGTTCTTGGAATTTCGTATAAAGGCAAGGAAGACGATTTAGATAAAGAAGTTGAAGCATTAATTGAAAAAAGGCAGGAAGCAAGAAAGAACAAAGACTTTAAACTTGCTGACGAAATAAGAGATAAACTTACCGATATGGGAATAATTCTGGAAGATACCCGTCAGGGTGTTAAATGGAGAAAAGCGTAGTGGATAAGTTTTTTGAATTTAAAAATATCAACGAATACTCTCCTTTGGTTCTTGCATATATCGGGGATGCAGTATATGAACTGTATATACGTTCAATGCTTATATCAGACCATAACACTCAAGTTAACAAACTGCATAAAGAAGCAACAAACTATGTAAAAGCAAAAGCGCAGTCAGAACTTTTAGAAAAAATATATGACCGTCTTAGCGAAGAGGAAATAACNNNNNNNNNNNNNNNNNNNNNNNNNNNNNNNNNNNNNNNNNNNNNNNNNNNNNNNNNNNNNNNNNNNNNNNNNNNNNNNNNNNNNNNNNNNNNNNNNNNNCATTTAGGTTATAAATTCTCATCTTCTTACTCTCCTGATACATTAAAAGTCCTAAAAGATAATCAGAAGAAAGTGCTCTCAAACATTATAGATCTTGGCAACCAAAAAGAGATAGATGCTCTTTTAATTTCCGGCGACCTGTTTGATACCCCTAAAGTATCAAAGGAACTTGTATCCTTTGTTAAAGAAGAATTTGAAAGGGCAACCTTTAATATATTTATTATATGCGGAAATCATGACCCTAAAATCGTTGACGGGATTTTTAACACTGAAACATTTTCAGAAAATGTTTATATATTCCCTGAAGGAATGAGCGTTAAAAAATTTGATGATTTTGATATATGCGGTATATCTTTTTTGGGACCTCATAAACTTGATAATTCACTAAAAGATTATAAAATAGAAAATAAAGATAAATTAAATATTATACTTTCTCACGGAGATTTGATAAAAGAAAGTTATTATAACCCTATGACTCTATCTGATATAAAGTCAAGCGGTGCGGATTATGTTGCTTTGGGGCATATTCACGCAGAGTGTGACATTAATAATGAAGGCGGCACATATTATGGTTATTCGGGTACACCTCAGGCACTTACTTTCAATGAAACCGAAGAAACATACGTAATTTTGGGTGAAATAAAAAAAGGCTTTTTAAAGTATGAAAAAATTAAGGTATGTGAACATAATTTTAAAGAGATTACTATAAAAGCAGACCTTATAACCTCACTTGAACAAATAGTTTCTCTGATTAAAAATGAAATTTCAAACTTCAATATATCAAAAACCCTTTTTAAAATTAAATTTATAGGATATATAGAAGACAACCTTTTACTCGATGAAGAATATATTATAAACGAACTTATAAAAGATTTACTTTATATAAAAATTGATTTTAATCTTACAAAAAAATATAATATTGAACTTATTAAGAATGAGCAGTCGGTAAGAGGTGAATTTGTAAGAAACGCTTTGGAGCATCTTTGCGATAAGGACGAAGATTATATATTAAAAGTTATTGAGTACGGGGTAAGCCGATTATGATTATAGATAAATTATATTTAAAAAAATTCGGTAAATTTGAAAATAAAGAAATTGATTTTTCCTCTCGCCTTAATATATTTATGGGAAAGAATGAGGCAGGAAAATCAACTATTTCAACTGCCCTTAAAACTTTTTTCTATACCGAACTTAACGGCGGATGTAAATATAAAAAGAACTATATTCCCTTAGGCGAAGAAAAGGGACTTTTTGATGTATCCTTTACCCTGTCTGACCAGAGCAAGTTAAAAGGGCTTGTTACTTTAGGAAAAACCAATGCAAAAACTTTAGTAAAAGTTATAAATGAAAATTCAGGCGAAGAATTAAATATTGATTCTAAAAAATGTGGGGAGTATTTTTTTAGTTTAACTGAAGAAATGTTTGATTCGGTTTGCTTTATAAAAAGCCTGGAAGATATTTCGATGGCAGTCAAAAAAAGAGATGACATTCATGACAAACTCTCTAAAAGCGAGAATAACATTTTTGATGTTGATTTAAGTTCTGTCTTAAAAGATTTGAAGGACACACTTAATCTATACGCAAGAAAAACCGACACAGGAAAAATCTTTCCTCTTGAGGAAAGACTAAATGAGGTCAACCTTTCAATTGATAAACTTGTTGATATAAGAAATTCTTTATCTGAAATTGATGAAAAGACCGATATTTTGGAAAAAGAGGAAAAAACTATTTCTAAAAACCTGTCGGCATACAAGGAAAAGGAAGAGTACTTAAAAATTTACAAAGAATATAAAAAAGCAAAAGAACAAATCAGGTTACAAAATGATATAGAAAATCTTAAAAATGAACTTAATACTAAAAATAATGAGTTTACTCTCATTCCCGAAGAAGAACTAAAAAAATTAAAGGACTATGAAAGCGTAGATTTAAAACCTAAAAAAGTTCTAATGTTTGTTCTTCTGGGGCTTGGTATTATAACCGTATCAACTGCACTTTCATTTTTAAATATTTTCTTTTCGGCATTTTCTTTGTTAGGCGCTTTATTTTTTATTATTTCTTATAAGAATAAAAAACTTAATGAAAACATATTAACTAAAAAGTCAGAATATGAAGCCTGTCTTAACAAATATAATATAAAAAGCGTTGATGAATATAACATAAATAAGGAAAATCATTTAAAAGAAGAAAACGAAAAAAATCTTATTAAACAAAAAATAGAATTTTTAGAAGCAAAAAAAGAGCCATTTTCGGAAGAATATTCATATAAAATTTTAAACGAGCCTACAGACAGCGAAGAAACTTTAAAAGAAAAGATTGCATCCGAAGAAAAAAGGCTTACTGAAATTACAATATCCAAAAATGCACTTTTGGAAAAAAAGAAAAACGCATTTAACAATATGCCTGACTTTTATCTTTTAAATGAAGAGAAAAAAGACTTGGAGGAAAAAATCAAAAAGTTAAAAGAGGAAGAAGAAATTATAGCCGATACCCTTAAGATTTTTACTCTTACAAATGACAGTTTTAAATCTTCCTACATTCCATATCTTAACAAAGAGGTAAAAAATATTTTATCCGAAATAATGGACGAAAAAATAGACTATTTTAATATAAAAGACGATTTATTATGTGAAATACGAAGAGTAGATGAAGAAAATATAATTCCTAAAGAAAATTTTTCAAAAGGCACAGATTCTCTTATCTACTTCGCCTTAAGGCTTGCAATATATAAACTTATATCAAAGGATGAAAAAATCCCGTTGATTTTAGACGATTGTTTTTTAGAAATTGACGATAATCGTTTCGAAAAAATATTTGATTATCTTATAAAAAATGTTGACAGTCAGATTATATTTTTTACATCTCAAAAAAGAATTTTTGATTTACCACTTGCAAAAGACTATGTAAATAGGTTATAATATAGTGTATTGTATTTTAATATACAGGAGGTAATTATTATGCTTTTTAAAACTAAAAGTGAACTTGGAATGATTTGTGTACGCGATAAAGCAATTAAAACTATTGCAAGTCATATCGCTTGTTCCTGCTACGGTGTTATAGGCCTTTCTCACAGAAGAACAAAGAAGAGTTTCTTTGACACAGGCGATAATATTTCTGATGCTATTAAAGTTTCGTATAATAACGGTCTTATCATTGATATACACATTTATGTTTCATACGGTATGAATATTCAAACCATATCCAACAATATTTTAGAAACATTATCATATACCTTAAATGACTCTTTCGGTCTTAAGGTTAATAAGGTCAATGTTCATGTTGACGGAATAAGGATGGACAAATAGTTATGAATATATTAAAAGGTGATTTATTTATAAATATGCTGGTTT is part of the Oscillospiraceae bacterium genome and harbors:
- a CDS encoding Asp23/Gls24 family envelope stress response protein; this translates as MLFKTKSELGMICVRDKAIKTIASHIACSCYGVIGLSHRRTKKSFFDTGDNISDAIKVSYNNGLIIDIHIYVSYGMNIQTISNNILETLSYTLNDSFGLKVNKVNVHVDGIRMDK
- the cysS gene encoding cysteine--tRNA ligase, translated to MKVYNSLTNKKEEFKSIVPGEVKMYSCGPTVYNYFHIGNARPFIIFDTLRRYLEYTGYKVTFVQNFTDIDDKMIKNANAEGITVKELAEKFINEYFIDAKGLGIKEATIHPKATENIDAIIDTVKKLEEKGYAYNVVGNVYFRTKKFESYGKLSHQPLEDLEAGARIEVNTDKEDPMDFVLWKNKKEGEPYWESPWGQGRPGWHIECSAMVNKYLGDTIDIHSGGKDLIFPHHENEIAQSEALSGKPFANYWLHNGFINIDNKKMSKSEGNFFTVRDIVKEFDYPVIRFFMLSAHYRSPINFSKDLVTQAKVGLERILNTIDNVNYILSNQTEEKMSETEREIYLSFETYKAKFKEAMDDDLNTADAISHIFSLVREVNTKINNEGTYSKELCKKTVSLTTELISVLGISYKGKEDDLDKEVEALIEKRQEARKNKDFKLADEIRDKLTDMGIILEDTRQGVKWRKA